The Pygocentrus nattereri isolate fPygNat1 chromosome 4, fPygNat1.pri, whole genome shotgun sequence genome includes a window with the following:
- the srd5a3 gene encoding polyprenol reductase → MPGALQVVHVAWFLLALGFLTAFFVHKLPLKFPGDVEQVFQDLIRYGKTKRPLEQRRAVLRLLDVPKRWFWHFYAISVLWNGLLFVLSFRAVIFGEALPEFLTDILGFLTGCPPSAWTELPLTVLVLQALLWVHSFRRLLECLLVSIFSDGMIHVVQYAFGLSYYIFLGLTVLCAGVSPPTDGLLRDSTGPFLSQLTWYHIAGALLFIWASLLQHRSLSLLASLRTNSSGKVETLAHRIPHGGWFELVSCPHYLAELLIYTALGVCCGCCSLTWWLVVLYIFCNQALAAQLCHEYYQRTFKAYPRHRKAFIPLLL, encoded by the exons ATGCCCGGCGCTCTTCAGGTAGTTCATGTCGCGTGGTTTTTATTGGCTTTAGGATTTTTAACCGCGTTTTTCGTTCATAAACTTCCATTAAAATTTCCAGGTGACGTCGAGCAGGTTTTCCAGGATCTTATTCGCTACGGAAAAACTAAGAGACCGCTGGAGCAGCGCCGCGCCGTCCTCCGCCTTCTGGACGTCCCCAAAAG ATGGTTCTGGCATTTCTATGCTATATCTGTCCTCTGGAATGGGCTTCTCTTCGTCCTCTCCTTCCGTGCTGTAATATTTGGTGAGGCGCTTCCTGAATTCTTGACTGACATTCTTGGTTTCCTGACTGGATGTCCACCGTCTGCTTGGACTG AACTTCCACTGACTGTCCTGGTGTTGCAAGCACTTCTGTGGGTTCATTCCTTTAGACGGCTGCTGGAGTGCCTGTTGGTCAGCATTTTCTCTGATGGCATGATCCATGTAGTTCAGTATGCATTTGGTTTGAGTTATTACATCTTCCTGGGGTTGACCGTCCTGTGTGCAGGTGTCTCACCGCCTACAGATG GTCTGTTAAGAGACTCCACTGGACCATTTCTGTCCCAACTCACTTGGTATCATATAGCAGGAGCCCTGCTGTTCATCTGGGCATCTCTGCTACAGCACcgctcactgtcactgctggccAGCCTGCGTACTAACAGCTCAG GTAAAGTGGAGACTTTGGCCCACAGGATCCCACATGGGGGCTGGTTTGAGCTAGTGTCCTGTCCTCACTACCTGGCTGAACTGCTGATCTACACTGCCCTGGGTGTGTGCTGTGGCTGCTGCTCTCTCACTTGGTGGCTAGTAGTGCTCTATATTTTCTGCAATCAAGCACTGGCTGCCCAGTTATGTCATGAGTACTACCAAAGGACATTTAAGGCATATCCACGTCACCGCAAAGCCTTCATTCCTCTTctgctttga